GAGTAGCGGCAGCAAGCTCGTTGAGGTGCTTTGCTCCGCGCGCCGTTACGCTGTCCGGAAATTCCGCAAGACCGGGAACTCGCGATAAATGAACGTTTTTGATTTCGACGTAGCAAGGAGGTCGGTGGCTGCTGGTCAGCAACAGGTCGATCCGGCTGTTGAGGCCATATCGGACTTCGCGCAAAAGGCCGTCATATCCCGAGAGTTCAGGGATCTGTTGCGCGCGGATGGCTTCCTCCACAATGCGGTTGGGGTTAGTGGTACTTACTCCCACCATCACCGGCCTTTCCCCAGCAAGCTCAAGCAGCTGCCAAGAATAGGGCAGCTTTCGTTTGGCGTCTTCGGATCGGGAGACCCAAACCGTCGCACCTACAGGCATCAGACCCAGCATCGAGCCTGGATTGGCACAATGAGCAGTGATGAGTTCGCCCGTTTGAAGCTGGATATCGGCCAGGAAGCGCTTGTAGCGGCGGACGAGCCTGCCACGATGCAAAGGGGCGGGGAGTTTCATGACGAGGGACCGTAAAGTTGGCTAAGCAAACCTTCAAGCGCTTGATCCATCATGCGCAATCTGTTCCATGGGGGTGAAAGTGGGAGCGCAAGCATGAAGATGCCTTTGATAACAGCGGCCGTATTGGTCATTGGCGACGAGATTCTATCCGGCCGAACCAAGGACAAGAATCTTGGATACATAGCGGAATATCTTACCCGCATCGGCATCGATGTCGGTGAGGCGCGAGTGGTAGCAGACGTCGAGGAAGATATTGTCGCGGCGGTGAATGCTCTCCGAAATCGCTACACTTACGTGTTCACCACCGGCGGGATCGGTCCCACTCACGACGATATCACGGCGGATGCCATTGCGCGCGCGTTCGACGTTGAGATCTCCATCAACCAGGCCGCGGTAGATATGCTTCTGGAGCGAATGCGGCGTGAAGATCTGAACGAGGCTCGATTGCGTATGGCTCGCATTCCGCACGGCGCCACTCTGATTGCCAATCCTGTAAGCAAGGCTCCGGGCTTCCGGATCGGCAATGTTTTCGTCATGGCTGGGGTCCCCTCGGTTATGCAGGCCATGCTCGACCAAGTTGCTCCAACTTTGGAGACTGGGACGCCGCTGCTTTCGGCTACCGTTGAGGTGCGTGAGAAGGAGGGCGATGTGGCGGCGCCCCTGCGCCAGATACAGGAAGAACACGGAGAAGTTCAGATTGGCTCCTACCCTTTCTACGAGGGGGAGGTGTATGGCACACGGATCGTAGTCCGCGGACGCGATCAGCTGCAAGTCGATGGCGCCACTGAGGCGGTGTATCTCATGTCTGCAGAGTTGGCCGCAAGGCGCAGCAGCCTCACCCTTGCCGAGGACAGCGAAGCAGCCCATAAGACCCGATGAGCGGACGTGGCGAAACCGGTAGACGCACCGGACTTAAAATCCGTTCCCCGCAAGGGGGTGGGGGTTCGAGTCCCCCCGTCCGCACCAAGTCTAAATACGATAACTTTTTCAGTCAGTTAGGGGATCGTCGGACGAAAAAGTGTTACTGAGGAACGGGAGGGATTGTGAGCATCTGTTCTAGGGTTGATCTGATGCAAATTGATCACATTCGCGTGATGAGGAAATGAAGCTCGATGGACAGAGTCCTAGTGCACTGCTGACCGACAGTGTGTCTTTGGATATAGGGGTATGCCGCTGCGTCATACCGACCTAGTCGCGATACAAATTTAATCGAGCGGCTGCCGCTCGCGTCTCTTACCTCAGAGCCCTTCCCCCTGCATGGAAACAGTGAGTAGGCAAGCATTGGAAAATTTCATGGTTTCCGAAGCGTCATAACGCGTCTTGCCCAAGTCGAAACGACCATAACAGACCTCGTATGCGCGTTCGGACAAGAGCTGATCCACCTTATTGAGAGGACTGCGAGGGTGGAGACAAACTCCGCGCAAAACTAGCAAAAACGGACCAGCGTCAACGCAAAATCAGGGACTGTAAACGCTTTCGCCGCGACGCCAACTCCACTTCTTTTGTAAACCGATGAACATGCTCAGAAGTTAAGGTGTCTTATATAAATATATATTTGCAAAATAATTAATATTAGGAGAAAATATTGCTCTTTTAATTGGGTGCCCGATGGCTCGAAAATATGTTCGCCTTTCCTTAATCCAATGGGCGCAGGTGCGCGCCAGATGGGAAGCTGGAGAAAACACTCTCGAAGAGCTCTCGGCCGAATTCTCGGTCAGTCGGAGGGCCGTTCAGGCGCATTTATCG
The sequence above is drawn from the Rhodoligotrophos appendicifer genome and encodes:
- the sfsA gene encoding DNA/RNA nuclease SfsA, whose product is MKLPAPLHRGRLVRRYKRFLADIQLQTGELITAHCANPGSMLGLMPVGATVWVSRSEDAKRKLPYSWQLLELAGERPVMVGVSTTNPNRIVEEAIRAQQIPELSGYDGLLREVRYGLNSRIDLLLTSSHRPPCYVEIKNVHLSRVPGLAEFPDSVTARGAKHLNELAAATQEGARAVLFYLIQRDDCQTMAIASDLDPAYSRAFTSACMAGVECLVYSCRINLDEIVIDRPLPLRTGNHILKTERVLRES
- a CDS encoding competence/damage-inducible protein A, with protein sequence MKMPLITAAVLVIGDEILSGRTKDKNLGYIAEYLTRIGIDVGEARVVADVEEDIVAAVNALRNRYTYVFTTGGIGPTHDDITADAIARAFDVEISINQAAVDMLLERMRREDLNEARLRMARIPHGATLIANPVSKAPGFRIGNVFVMAGVPSVMQAMLDQVAPTLETGTPLLSATVEVREKEGDVAAPLRQIQEEHGEVQIGSYPFYEGEVYGTRIVVRGRDQLQVDGATEAVYLMSAELAARRSSLTLAEDSEAAHKTR